One Exiguobacterium sp. BMC-KP genomic window, TAGCTGTCATGCCCGAGGACGACGATGTGTGCTTCACCGGCGTCCCGCGCATCTTCAATCACTTGCCGGATTAACTCGGAACCAATCCCTTTTCGTTGCCAGACCGGCAACACGCCAACTGGTGCTAAGGCAAGCGACGGGATGTCATCGATATGGATTCGGCTCAATAGAACATGACCGACGATTTCTCCTTTATCGGTCACCGCGACCCGACCAAAGACCGGTTGAGCGGCTTCGTCCTCACGTAAGGCATCGACGAGATTCGCTTCGTTCGGTTGCTCGAACGCCGCTTCATGGACGAGCCGGATTCCCGCTGCATCCTTGAAGCCTTCTTTCCGGATGATCATCAGACATTTCTCCCTTCGAATGGTTTGGTTGCAAGTATCGTGAACTCTTTCGGAATGTTCTCACCGTTCCAGCCGCGATGCTCGTCGAACTGTTGCAATGTGAATCGCGTCTTGATGACGCCGTTTAGAATTTCACTTAGTGTAAAATAGCGGACAGACACATCTGGAAAATCACCTTGTTCATGATCCGTAAAGTGCCGTTTGTACGCCAAGTCATCAGCTTGCACAGCTTGATCGAAGTAACGCGGTCGATACGTCAGATCCGCATTAATCCAGCGTCCGACCGGATGAAAATCACTGAGGATCAGCTGACCACCGGACTTTAACATCGTAAAGAGAATCTGTAAGAAACGCTCTAGATCAGCAAAGTAATGTAAGATGCCGCCTTCTAAGTAGAGGATATCAAACGTATCGCTGTATCGCTCAAGGTCGATTTCATAAACATCCCCGACAATGTACTCGATTTTCGTCTCAGCGTGGTCCGCTAGTTCAAGTGCGTACGTAGCATTCTCCTCTGAGATATCGAACACCGTGACGTCTGCCCCGAGTAACGCCAACGGAACGGCTTTTCGTCCATTTGAACCGCAGATGTTCGCAATCGTCTTCCCCGCGACGTCTTCGAAATAATGCCGGTGTTTCTTCAGCATTGCTGCGGGATTTACTTTGATGATGGCAGCATATTCTGCCGGTGTTCCGTCACGTTTCTCCCAAAACTCATATGCTCGGTACTCCCAAGCTTGTTTGTTGATTCGACTTTGCTCCTTCATCGCTTCTCCCCCTGACGGTCAAAAAACCAGTCGAACATCGTCCGACTGGTTAGTTATCTTACATATTCATGAGACGGAGGTACGCATCGATGAAGCCCATGATGTCGCCATCCATTGCCCCTTGTGTGTTCCCGACTTCATAGTTCGTCCGGTGATCCTTGACCATGCTGTATGGGTGGAAGACGTACGAACGGATTTGGCTACCCCACGCGATATCCGACTTTTCACCACGGATTTCGTCGAGTTTCTTTTGTTGCTCTTCGATTTCACGTTGATAGAGTTTCGCTTTCAACATCTTCATCGCCGCTTCACGGTTTTTGATCTGCGAACGTTCTTGTTGACATGAGACGACGACACCTGTTGGAACGTGTGTGATCCGGACAGCCGAGTCCGTCGTATTGATGTGCTGACCACCCGCACCAGAGGCACGGTACGTATCGATCCGTAAGTCTTCCGTACGGACTTCGATATCGATGTCATCGTTGAATTCTGGCATGACGTCACACGAGACGAACGATGTATGACGACGACCTGATGAGTCAAACGGTGAGATCCGGACTAAACGATGGATCCCTTTTTCGGCTTTTAAGTATCCATAGGCATTGTGCCCTTGAATACGAAGCGTGACCGATTTGACACCGGCTTCATCACCTGGTTGATAATCCATCGTTTCGACTTTCCAGCCCTGCTTGTCGCAGAAACGTTGGTACATCCGGAGCAACATCGATGCCCAGTCTTGCGACTCGGTCCCACCCGCACCTGGGTGTAACTCGAGGATCGCGTTGTTCGCGTCATATTCTCCGTTTAAGAGGATTTGAAGTTCGAAGTCTTCGAACTTCTTCTTGAGGTCGCCGAGTTCTGACTCGAGCTCTTCTTGAAGATCCGCATCCGGCTCTTCCTTGATCAATTCGTACGTCAAAGCGACGTTCTCGTGACCTGCTTCAAGTTCCTTGTATTTGTCGACCATCGCTTTTAAGCCGTTCGACTCATCGATGACTTTTTGTGCTGATTCCTGGTTGTTCCAGAAGTCTGGGTACGTCATCTCGTTTTCAAGTTCTTCGATCCGAGCAATCTTCGATTCGAGGTCAAGTGATGCCTTATATTCGTCGAGTTTCTTTTCCATCCACTCGGCGGTGTTGCGAATTTCTGCTAATTCCATGTGTTCCACCTTCTCTTTCCGTGAAAAGAGGCAGGAATCTCCTGCCTCTCTTTCAGTCGATTCATCACTTATGCCTGACGGCCGTGACAGTTCTTATATTTCTTACCGGATCCACACCAGCACGGATCGTTTCGTCCGATTTGGTCGTTTGGATTTTTCCGGACTGGTTTTTTCTTGACTGCTTTGTCTTCCTTACCGGAAACCGCGACTTCGTCTTGGACGACTTTTTCGCGTTTGAGGTTCGGATCGAGATCCGCACGAAGGACAAATTGCGTCACTTCTTCTGCGATCGCAGCGTTCATCGCATCAAACATCATCGAACCTTCCGATTGGTATTCACGGAGCGGATCGTTTTGACCGTACGCCCGGAGGTGAATCCCTTCACGGAGTTGATCCATCTGATCGATGTGGTTCATCCAGTGTTGGTCAACAGCACGAAGGACGATGACTTTTTCGAACTCATCGAATGCTTCGGCCGGCACTTCTGACCGTTTGTGCTCGTAGTGTGCGAATGTACGCTCTTTGAGCAACTCGATGATTTCTTCGCGTTCTTTTCCGAAGAGGTCGCTTTCCGTGATCTTCTCTTCGATCGCAAGCGTTTGGTTTGCCCACTCTGCAAGCGCACCGATGCTCCACTCTTCCGGTACGAACTCGACCGGCGTATATTGATGGACGCCCGCTTCGATCGTTGATTCGATCATCGGACGGACGATATCTGACACTGAACCGGCATCAAGAATCGCTGCCCGGTCAGCATACATGACTTTCCGTTGGTCTGCCATGACGTTATCGTATCCGAGAACTTGTTTCCGTGCATCAAAGTTATTTCCTTCGACCCGTTTTTGAGCAGATTCAACAGCACGAGACACCATCCGGCTCTCGATCGGTTGCGAATCATCCATCCCGAGACGGTCCATCATTGACTGCAAGGAGTCTGAACCAAAACGACGCATCAATTCATCTTCCAGTGATAGATAGAATTGTGATGCCCCTGGGTCTCCTTGACGACCAGCACGACCACGGAGCTGGTTATCGATCCGGCGTGATTCGTGACGCTCTGTCCCGAGAATGAAGAGACCACCTTTATCTAAGACACCTTCACCAAGCTTGATGTCGGTACCACGACCGGCCATGTTCGTTGCGATCGTAACCGAGTTCGCTTGACCGGCGTTCTCGATGATTTCTGCTTCACGCGCATGGTTCTTCGCGTTCAAGACTTCGTGACGGATGCCACGTTTCTTAAGGATGTTACTGAGTAACTCAGACGTCTCAACGGCAACCGTACCAACGAGAACGGGTTGTCCTTCGCGGTGGGCACGTTCGATTTCGTCCGCAACGGCAGCGAACTTCCCGTTCATCGTCTTGAAGATCAAGTCTGGCATATCATTTCGGACGACCGGTTTGTTCGTCGGAACCGGTACGACGTGCATGTTGTAGATATTACGGAACTCTTCTTCCTCCGTCTTCGCTGTACCGGTCATCCCAGCAAGCTTCGTGTACATCCGGAAGAAGTTTTGATACGTGATCGTCGCAAGGGTCATCGATTCGCGTTGAATCTCGACGCCTTCCTTCGCTTCGATCGCTTGGTGTAAGCCTTCTGAGTAACGACGACCTTCCATGACACGACCTGTGAACTGGTCGATGATCATGACTTCGTCTTCGCGGACCATATAGTCGACGTCGCGGTGCATGACGGCGTTCGCCCGAAGTGCAAGACTCAAGTGATGGTTAAGTGAGACGTGATCGAGACCAAACAAGTTATCGATACCGAAGTATTTCTCAGCACGGTCGATCCCTTGCTCTGTCAACAAGACACTCTTCGTTTTGATGTCGACCGTGTAGTCTTCATCTGCCTTCATGATTTTCGCGAACGTATCCGCTTGCGAATAGAGTGCTGTCGATTTTTCAGCCGACCCTGAGATGATGAGCGGAGTCCGTGCTTCATCGACGAGGATCGAGTCGACTTCATCGACGACGGCGTAACTAAGCGGCCGTTGAACACGGTCTTCTTTATAAAGGACCATGTTGTCACGCAAGTAGTCAAAACCGAACTCGTTGTTTGTTCCGTACGTGATGTCACAGCTGTAGGCTGCTTGTTTTTCTTGACGCGACATGCTTGAGAGGTTCAAGCCGACCGATAGACCAAGTGCCGCGTAAAGAGGCTCCATAATGTCACGGTCACGTTTTGCGAGATATTCGTTGACGGTAACGACGTGAACGCCGTTGCCAGCGAGGGCATTCAAATATACAGGGAGAGTCGCGACGAGTGTCTTACCTTCCCCGGTCTTCATTTCGGCGATGTCACCGTTGTGCAGGACATATCCACCGATCAACTGAACGCGGTAGTGGCGCATGCCGAGAACACGTGTCGACACTTCGCGACAGACAGCGAAAGCTTCCGGTAAAATATCATCTAAGTCTTCTCCGTTAGCGAGACGCTCACGGAATTCAACGACTTTTCCTTCGAGTTCTTGATCCGATAACGCACCGATTTGTGTCTCGAATGCTTCCACAGCATCTGCTGCTTTTTCGGCTTTCTTCAGGACACGTTTCGTTGGTGCAAATAATTCTTTAAGAAAATTAGCCATGCCTTACAGTCCCCTTACTTCGAACGATTCTTTGAACGAACAGAATTCCGAGATTTTTCCTTTATTCAGTGTACCGAATACGACGTCAAATTTCAACAAGCGGACCAAACGCTTCCTCCTGGTCACTCCTTATAGAGTAAACGTATCTTGTTTCGAAATAGTTTTTTATCATATCAAAAAGGGACCCGCCCGTAAGAGCGAGTCCCTGTTGCATTCATTATTCTGGTTCAATCAAACCGTAACGACCATCCTTACGACGGTAGACGACGTTCGTGTTGCCCGTTTCTGCGTCTGAGAAGACGAAG contains:
- a CDS encoding GNAT family N-acetyltransferase, translated to MIIRKEGFKDAAGIRLVHEAAFEQPNEANLVDALREDEAAQPVFGRVAVTDKGEIVGHVLLSRIHIDDIPSLALAPVGVLPVWQRKGIGSELIRQVIEDARDAGEAHIVVLGHDSYYPQFGFERAVDYGIEPPFPVPPEVFLVLALERNALRGVSGIVRYSPPFSAV
- a CDS encoding class I SAM-dependent methyltransferase, producing the protein MKEQSRINKQAWEYRAYEFWEKRDGTPAEYAAIIKVNPAAMLKKHRHYFEDVAGKTIANICGSNGRKAVPLALLGADVTVFDISEENATYALELADHAETKIEYIVGDVYEIDLERYSDTFDILYLEGGILHYFADLERFLQILFTMLKSGGQLILSDFHPVGRWINADLTYRPRYFDQAVQADDLAYKRHFTDHEQGDFPDVSVRYFTLSEILNGVIKTRFTLQQFDEHRGWNGENIPKEFTILATKPFEGRNV
- the prfB gene encoding peptide chain release factor 2 — its product is MELAEIRNTAEWMEKKLDEYKASLDLESKIARIEELENEMTYPDFWNNQESAQKVIDESNGLKAMVDKYKELEAGHENVALTYELIKEEPDADLQEELESELGDLKKKFEDFELQILLNGEYDANNAILELHPGAGGTESQDWASMLLRMYQRFCDKQGWKVETMDYQPGDEAGVKSVTLRIQGHNAYGYLKAEKGIHRLVRISPFDSSGRRHTSFVSCDVMPEFNDDIDIEVRTEDLRIDTYRASGAGGQHINTTDSAVRITHVPTGVVVSCQQERSQIKNREAAMKMLKAKLYQREIEEQQKKLDEIRGEKSDIAWGSQIRSYVFHPYSMVKDHRTNYEVGNTQGAMDGDIMGFIDAYLRLMNM
- the secA gene encoding preprotein translocase subunit SecA, with protein sequence MANFLKELFAPTKRVLKKAEKAADAVEAFETQIGALSDQELEGKVVEFRERLANGEDLDDILPEAFAVCREVSTRVLGMRHYRVQLIGGYVLHNGDIAEMKTGEGKTLVATLPVYLNALAGNGVHVVTVNEYLAKRDRDIMEPLYAALGLSVGLNLSSMSRQEKQAAYSCDITYGTNNEFGFDYLRDNMVLYKEDRVQRPLSYAVVDEVDSILVDEARTPLIISGSAEKSTALYSQADTFAKIMKADEDYTVDIKTKSVLLTEQGIDRAEKYFGIDNLFGLDHVSLNHHLSLALRANAVMHRDVDYMVREDEVMIIDQFTGRVMEGRRYSEGLHQAIEAKEGVEIQRESMTLATITYQNFFRMYTKLAGMTGTAKTEEEEFRNIYNMHVVPVPTNKPVVRNDMPDLIFKTMNGKFAAVADEIERAHREGQPVLVGTVAVETSELLSNILKKRGIRHEVLNAKNHAREAEIIENAGQANSVTIATNMAGRGTDIKLGEGVLDKGGLFILGTERHESRRIDNQLRGRAGRQGDPGASQFYLSLEDELMRRFGSDSLQSMMDRLGMDDSQPIESRMVSRAVESAQKRVEGNNFDARKQVLGYDNVMADQRKVMYADRAAILDAGSVSDIVRPMIESTIEAGVHQYTPVEFVPEEWSIGALAEWANQTLAIEEKITESDLFGKEREEIIELLKERTFAHYEHKRSEVPAEAFDEFEKVIVLRAVDQHWMNHIDQMDQLREGIHLRAYGQNDPLREYQSEGSMMFDAMNAAIAEEVTQFVLRADLDPNLKREKVVQDEVAVSGKEDKAVKKKPVRKNPNDQIGRNDPCWCGSGKKYKNCHGRQA